A genomic window from Silene latifolia isolate original U9 population chromosome Y, ASM4854445v1, whole genome shotgun sequence includes:
- the LOC141632344 gene encoding uncharacterized protein LOC141632344 has protein sequence MKMIGVCVTSLCCICQKEEETTEHLFFGCEYSIRVLEYLSDWLQLNINSPNALSWILGYRCSRLQQRMLKVTLTACVYCIWYQRNNSRLECSLQKPETVALDIKKTIKSRCLPQISYPVRNKDAQWLAKITQG, from the coding sequence ATGAAGATGATAGGGGTATGTGTTACATCATTATGCTGCATATGTCAGAAAGAGGAAGAGACAACTGAGCATCTATTTTTTGGGTGTGAATACAGTATAAGAGTCTTAGAATACCTCTCTGATTGGCTGCAATTGAACATAAACAGTCCCAATGCCCTAAGCTGGATTCTGGGTTACAGATGTTCTAGACTGCAACAACGAATGTTGAAAGTCACCTTGACTGCCTGTGTTTACTGTATTTGGTATCAACGGAATAACAGTAGACTTGAATGCTCTTTACAAAAACCAGAAACAGTTGCTTTGGATATTAAGAAGACGATTAAAAGCAGATGTTTACCTCAGATCAGCTACCCTGTCCGCAACAAAGATGCTCAATGGTTGGCTAAAATAACGCAGGGGTGA